The Desulfurella sp. DNA segment TAAAATTTTGGCGATTACAAGAAGATAACTTAACAAACCCATACCGCTAAATAATACAAAAGCAAAAAGGTATACAGCATTGTAATATGGTATTACACCTATATCATAAGCAAACTGCACATAAACAATCCAAAAAATTATCATTAATGGGTTTGTAAATGACATTGTAAACCCTGTTATAATAGACATATGATGGGTTTTATGTTCTAGTTTGGATAATGAAATATTTTTTTTTATTCCATCCCTAAAAGCCATTATCGACAAAACAGCAAGTAAAACACCACTGCCAAATAACAAAACAGCTTTAACTTTTTCGTCATCTAAAAAACTTGTTATACTAAAACTTGCTAAGAGTCCATATATTATATCAGAACACACAGAGCCCAAAGCTACCATGTATGCGGATTTTAAGTTACCATTAATTGCTCTTTTGGCTACTTCAATTTGTACAGCACCAATTGGCATTGCAATCAAAAAACCTACCAAAAAAGCAAAAACAATTATAATTATAAGGTGTTCATAAAACAAAATCATTCAATATACAACTCGCTAATTTTAAATCTTGTCTTGTTGTTATTTTTATGTTGTACCTATAACCTTCTACAATGTCTACACTTGATATGTAATGTTCCCATAAACTTGCTTCATCACTAAAAGTCAGCTTGTCTTTCAAAGCCATTTTGTAAGCTTTTTTAAGCATTTTAACATCAAAAGCCTGTGGTGTTTGGGCGCAGTATACAAAATCACGATTTATCGTAAATTTTATGTAATTATTTTCAACAAACTTTAAAGTATCTGTACACTTAATAGCAAGAATTGCAGCTTTCTTCTTATAAACTACATTTAGCAACTCAAGTATTTTTTCTTTTACAATAATAGGCCTTGCTGCATCATGAATCAGCACTATACCCTCATCAATTAATTCTAAACCATTATAAACAGAATAAAAACGCTCATTTGAACCTTTTACAATCTTTGCAAAGTTATAGCGTTTTTTTACAAACTCAATATCTTCTTGCGGAACTGTAACAATAACATTGAAACCCATCTCTTTAAAAAATTCTACACTATAATCCAATACAATTTTGCCATTTAGTCTTTCAAATTGCTTTTTTGAACCAAAACGACTACCGCTGCCTGCAGCCGTTACTATTGCAGTTTTCATAAAAATAATAGTTTAAAATTTTTATTCCTTTGATAATATTCAAACTTGGCCTTTCTATAAGAGCGTTGTCAATAAATAAAACTCTGTTTTTCCTATCAAAATATTCCAAAAGCTTATTTTCTTTATAAAAATCGTTTTTAAAACGAGAATTAATTATTAAAAACTGAGGATTTTTTTCTATTAAATACTCACTTGTAACTACCGGCCAGCCATCTTTTGGTATTATATTTTTACCTCCAGCTATACTTATAGCATTAGAAATAAATGTATCTTTTCCTGCCACAATAATAGGTGAAAACCACACTACAAAAGCTACAGTTGGTTTTTTATTAATATTATACAGTGTTGAAATTTGTTTTGTAAATATATTTATTTTATCTTTTGCTTGATTGATTTTTCCTGTGATTAAACCAAATTTTTTGACATCACTGACAATGCCTTCAATATTTTTTGGATCAAAAACAAATACTTTTATACCTAAAACCTCAAGCGGCTTTGCTGTATAGCGTTCGTAAATAAATCTTGGCATAATAACCAGATCTGGCTTTAAAGAAATAATTTTTTCTATATTAAAAGTACCAAATGCTCCTACGTTCACAGCTTTAGGATTAGGTTTTTTAGCATAATCAGTATATCCAACAATTAAATTGGATGCGCCGATTTCTTCTAATATATCACATGCAGCAGGACTTAATACTACAATTGATTTTGCTTTTGATATGTTGATTGTCCTTGAAATATCATCTTTTATAGTAATAGCAAAAGCATTATTGAAAAAAGCTAAACAAAATACCAGAGTAATTATTGACCTTTTCATGGTTTTATTATAATCTTTAATGTTAAAAGGCGCAAGGAGGTTTTTTATGTTAGATGAACTTATCAAAAAAAATAGAAGCTATAGAAGATTTGCACAACTAACCTTAGATTGCAATACTCTAAAGAAAATTTTAGAAGTTTTACGTTTTATACCTTCGGCAAAAAATGCTCAACCGTTAAAGTATATAGCTTCTTGCAACAAAGAAAAAAATGAACAAATCTTTAGTACTCTAAAATGGGCTGGTTATCTAACAGATTGGGACGGGCCAGATAAAAACCAAAGACCATCTTCATATATTGTAATTTTGCAAGACA contains these protein-coding regions:
- a CDS encoding ABC transporter substrate-binding protein is translated as MKRSIITLVFCLAFFNNAFAITIKDDISRTINISKAKSIVVLSPAACDILEEIGASNLIVGYTDYAKKPNPKAVNVGAFGTFNIEKIISLKPDLVIMPRFIYERYTAKPLEVLGIKVFVFDPKNIEGIVSDVKKFGLITGKINQAKDKINIFTKQISTLYNINKKPTVAFVVWFSPIIVAGKDTFISNAISIAGGKNIIPKDGWPVVTSEYLIEKNPQFLIINSRFKNDFYKENKLLEYFDRKNRVLFIDNALIERPSLNIIKGIKILNYYFYENCNSNGCRQR
- a CDS encoding LysE family transporter: MILFYEHLIIIIVFAFLVGFLIAMPIGAVQIEVAKRAINGNLKSAYMVALGSVCSDIIYGLLASFSITSFLDDEKVKAVLLFGSGVLLAVLSIMAFRDGIKKNISLSKLEHKTHHMSIITGFTMSFTNPLMIIFWIVYVQFAYDIGVIPYYNAVYLFAFVLFSGMGLLSYLLVIAKILNHVRKSFNASLVNRINVILAFVLAGFSIYFLIRSFQLFKSVM
- the ispD gene encoding 2-C-methyl-D-erythritol 4-phosphate cytidylyltransferase, coding for MKTAIVTAAGSGSRFGSKKQFERLNGKIVLDYSVEFFKEMGFNVIVTVPQEDIEFVKKRYNFAKIVKGSNERFYSVYNGLELIDEGIVLIHDAARPIIVKEKILELLNVVYKKKAAILAIKCTDTLKFVENNYIKFTINRDFVYCAQTPQAFDVKMLKKAYKMALKDKLTFSDEASLWEHYISSVDIVEGYRYNIKITTRQDLKLASCILNDFVL